One Hordeum vulgare subsp. vulgare chromosome 4H, MorexV3_pseudomolecules_assembly, whole genome shotgun sequence DNA window includes the following coding sequences:
- the LOC123448197 gene encoding neo-calmodulin-like has product MDELSKEQIDEFRAAFSLFDKDGDGTITAKELGTVMRSLGQRPSEEELREMIAEVDADGNGVVDFSEFLVLLDRKMRGADAEDELREAFRVFDQDQNGFISLDEFRHVMDNLGERLSDEELKEMLREADLDGDGQINYSEFARVMMAKMDSTGSKPLVPLLFKNGVRVCRYLLAFRIMEIGRSIKRRRRKSQQNSREMVGEKTGGDADPPPEQGDKDKRGSDSRCIPSCTIL; this is encoded by the exons ATGGATGAGCTGTCCAAGGAGCAGATCGACGAGTTTCGGGCGGCCTTCAGCCTCTTCGATAAGGATGGAGACG GGACGATCACGGCCAAGGAGCTCGGCACGGTGATGCGGTCGCTGGGGCAGCGCCCGTCAGAGGAGGAGCTGAGGGAGATGATCGCGGAGGTGGACGCCGACGGCAACGGCGTCGTGGACTTCTCCGAGTTCCTGGTCCTCCTCGACCGCAAGATGCGCGGCGCCGACGCCGAGGACGAGCTCCGCGAGGCCTTCCGCGTCTTCGACCAGGACCAGAACGGCTTCATCTCGCTCGACGAGTTCCGGCACGTCATGGACAACCTCGGCGAGCGCCTCTCCGACGAAGAGCTCAAGGAGATGCTCCGCGAGGCCGACCTCGACGGCGACGGCCAGATCAACTACTCCGAGTTCGCCAGGGTCATGATGGCCAA GATGGACTCGACGGGATCAAAACCATTGGTGCCGCTGCTCTTCAAGAATGGAGTCCGGGTCTGCCGCTACCTTCTGGCCTTCCGGATTATGGAGATCGGCCGGAGTATTAAACGACG ACGGCGGAAGTCACAGCAAAACAGTCGTGAGATGGTAGGAGAGAAGACCGGCGGCGATGCCGATCCCCCGCCGGAGCAAGGAGACAAGGACAAACGAGGAAGCGACAGCCGCTGCATCCCCTCATGTACCATCCTCTGA
- the LOC123448196 gene encoding CBL-interacting protein kinase 32 yields the protein MSTTKVKRRVGKYELGRTIGEGTFAKVRFARNTETGDPVAIKILDKEKLLKHKMVEQIKREIATMKLIKHPNVVRIHEVMGSKTKIYIVLEYVTGGELFDTIVNHGRMREDEARRYFQQLINAVDYCHSRGVYHRDLKPENLLLDSCGNLKVSDFGLSALSQQLKDDGLLHTTCGTPNYVAPEVLEDQGYDGAMADLWSCGVILFVLLAGYLPFEDSNLMVLYKKISDAEFTFPPWTSFPAKRLLTRILDPNPMTRITVQEMLEDEWFKKGYKRAEFDEKYDTTLDDVDAVFNDSEEHHVTEKKEEEPVALNAFELISMSAGLNLGNLFDSEQEFKRETRFTSKSSPKEIVRKIEEAAKPLGFDVQKKNYKLRLEKVKAGRKGNLNVATEILRVGPSLHMVEVRKAKGDTLEFHKFYKNLSNTLKDVVWKSDDLQIQPS from the exons ATGAGTACAACCAAGGTGAAGAGGCGTGTGGGCAAGTATGAGCTAGGCCGGACCATCGGCGAGGGCACATTCGCCAAGGTCAGGTTCGCCAGGAACACCGAGACAGGGGACCCCGTTGCCATCAAGATCTTGGACAAGGAGAAGCTTCTCAAGCACAAGATGGTTGAGCAG ATCAAGCGGGAAATCGCAACGATGAAGTTGATTAAGCATCCCAATGTTGTCCGCATACACGAG GTGATGGGAAGCAAAACAAAGATCTACATTGTTTTAGAATATGTCACCGGTGGCGAGCTCTTTGACACAATT GTTAACCATGGCAGAATGAGGGAAGATGAGGCAAGGAGATACTTCCAACAGTTGATTAATGCGGTTGATTATTGCCATAGCAGGGGGGTCTACCACCGTGATTTAAAA CCAGAAAATTTATTACTTGATTCATGTGGAAATCTGAAGGTGTCTGATTTTGGGCTGAGTGCACTATCTCAGCAGCTCAAG GATGATGGATTACTGCACACGACTTGCGGCACTCCAAATTATGTTGCACCAGAG GTCCTCGAAGATCAAGGCTATGATGGTGCAATGGCAGATTTGTGGTCATGTGGAGTAATTTTGTTTGTTCTGCTAGCAGGGTATTTGCCTTTTGAGGACTCTAATCTTATGGTCTTGTATAAGAAA ATATCAGATGCAGAATTTACTTTTCCACCGTGGACGTCTTTTCCAGCCAAGAGGTTGTTAACAAGAATCCTTGATCCAAATCCAATGACG AGAATAACAGTTCAAGAAATGCTAGAGGATGAATGGTTCAAGAAAGGCTACAAGCGCGCGGAGTTTGATGAGAAGTATGACACAACACTGGACGATGTGGACGCTGTCTTCAATGATTCAGAA GAGCACCATGtaacagaaaagaaagaagaagaaccagTAGCTCTGAATGCATTTGAACTGATTTCAATGTCAGCAGGCCTCAATCTTGGAAATTTATTCGACTCTGAGCAG GAATTTAAAAGAGAAACAAGGTTTACATCTAAAAGCTCGCCTAAAGAAATTGTCCGCAAGATTGAGGAAGCTGCAAAGCCTCTCGGATTTGATGTTCAGAAGAAAAATTACAAG CTGAGactagaaaaggtaaaggcaggaAGGAAGGGGAACCTCAATGTTGCTACGGAG atACTGCGAGTTGGACCTTCTCTTCATATGGTTGAAGTTCGCAAAGCAAAAGGTGACACTTTAGAATTTCACAAG TTCTACAAGAACCTTTCTAACACCTTGAAGGACGTTGTTTGGAAATCCGACGATCTTCAGATCCAACCTTCCTAG